Proteins found in one Brachyspira murdochii DSM 12563 genomic segment:
- the galK gene encoding galactokinase — MIPRLHLKIVARFREVFGHKGDTKLYFAPGRVTIIGELIDYSGGDTITTAVDRGTYIVARKRPDNKVNIYAHSFKAKKSFTLDDLERNKEDEWALYFKGVFSVLLEKEYKIHGMDIFVYTDLPFNTSLASSSSLCACLTYAALDINNIKDTDAIEMAKLSYEAEIKYASHRTSLSDHVTIFMSKENTLFFFNMKTLKYEYFDFNLGDYCMAVVNSNKKRTSSDSEYNARKRECENALKKLKDKKPNLKSLSDLKPKDADFIKETLQNKEQRRALYVSAEQDRVNQAVKAIKKGSVKDLANLILKTHDGLSKLYEVSTAELDILVEESTNMDGVLGARMIGTGFGGGVLLFLKKTEVENVIENLYAHYKERTRRDADVYILKPSNGTRVLPTEE; from the coding sequence ATGATACCTAGATTACATTTAAAAATAGTCGCAAGATTCAGAGAAGTTTTCGGACATAAAGGCGATACAAAATTATACTTTGCACCCGGAAGAGTAACGATAATAGGTGAACTTATAGATTATTCCGGCGGAGATACTATAACTACTGCTGTAGACAGGGGTACTTATATAGTTGCAAGAAAAAGACCTGATAATAAAGTTAATATATATGCTCATTCTTTTAAAGCGAAAAAGTCATTTACTTTAGATGATTTAGAAAGAAATAAAGAAGATGAATGGGCTTTATATTTTAAAGGTGTTTTTTCCGTTCTTTTGGAAAAAGAGTACAAGATACATGGTATGGATATTTTTGTTTATACTGATTTGCCTTTTAATACATCTTTGGCATCTTCAAGTTCACTGTGTGCTTGTTTAACATATGCTGCTTTGGATATTAATAACATAAAAGACACTGATGCTATAGAAATGGCTAAGCTTTCTTATGAGGCCGAAATAAAATATGCTTCTCATAGAACTTCTTTAAGCGATCATGTTACTATATTTATGTCTAAAGAAAATACATTGTTTTTCTTTAATATGAAAACACTTAAATACGAATATTTTGATTTTAATTTGGGCGACTATTGTATGGCTGTTGTAAATAGTAATAAGAAAAGAACTTCAAGCGACAGCGAATATAATGCCAGAAAAAGAGAATGCGAAAATGCATTAAAAAAACTTAAAGATAAAAAGCCGAATTTAAAGTCTTTATCCGATTTAAAGCCTAAAGATGCTGATTTTATAAAAGAAACTCTTCAAAATAAAGAGCAGAGACGTGCTTTATACGTTTCAGCAGAGCAGGACAGAGTAAATCAGGCAGTAAAAGCTATTAAAAAAGGCTCTGTTAAAGATTTGGCTAATTTGATACTTAAAACTCATGACGGATTGAGTAAATTATATGAAGTATCTACTGCTGAACTTGATATATTGGTTGAAGAATCCACTAATATGGACGGAGTTTTGGGGGCCAGAATGATAGGTACTGGATTTGGAGGCGGAGTTTTGTTATTTTTGAAGAAAACTGAAGTTGAAAATGTTATAGAAAATTTATATGCTCATTATAAAGAAAGAACAAGAAGAGATGCTGATGTTTATATATTAAAGCCTTCTAATGGTACAAGAGTTCTTCCTACTGAAGAATAA
- the prfB gene encoding peptide chain release factor 2 (programmed frameshift), translated as MTLSEIKNTVSNIKEQSEILRGYLDPDSIYKRVKEIDEISAKDDFWNDNIKAQKLMKERMLLLDKIEPVENLIKNSNNIYELVEMAIESNDIEMEKELEGECIELQRVFDELETKNLFSGEFDSKNAYLTLNAGAGGTESCDWASMLSRMYVRFCERHGFTVEITDELPGDEAGIKQISFYVQGLYAYGYLRSEIGVHRLVRISPFDANAKRHTSFVAVSVMPDIDEDIEVEINPSDLRVDTYRASGAGGQHVNKTSSAIRITHIPTNIVVQCQAERSQHNNKDMAMKMLKAKLYQLEKDKLDKEKQKIAGEKTDIAWGNQIRSYVFQPYQMVKDLRTGHETGNMNSVMDGNIDEFISAYLKQQIKK; from the exons ATGACATTATCTGAGATAAAAAATACGGTATCAAATATTAAGGAACAATCTGAAATATTAAGGGGGTATCTT GACCCAGATTCTATTTATAAAAGAGTTAAAGAGATAGATGAAATATCAGCCAAAGATGATTTTTGGAACGATAATATAAAAGCTCAAAAATTGATGAAAGAAAGAATGCTTCTTCTTGATAAAATAGAGCCTGTTGAAAATCTAATAAAAAACTCTAATAATATATATGAACTTGTAGAAATGGCTATAGAGTCTAATGATATAGAAATGGAAAAAGAGCTTGAGGGCGAATGTATAGAGCTTCAGCGTGTTTTTGATGAACTTGAAACTAAAAATCTATTTTCCGGAGAATTTGACAGTAAGAATGCATATTTAACTTTGAATGCAGGTGCTGGAGGTACAGAAAGCTGCGATTGGGCTTCTATGCTTTCAAGAATGTACGTACGCTTTTGCGAAAGACATGGCTTTACTGTTGAAATTACTGATGAACTTCCAGGTGATGAGGCTGGAATAAAACAGATAAGTTTTTATGTTCAAGGGCTTTATGCTTATGGTTATCTGCGTTCTGAAATAGGTGTTCATAGACTTGTAAGAATATCTCCCTTTGATGCTAATGCAAAAAGGCATACATCTTTTGTTGCAGTTAGTGTTATGCCGGATATAGATGAGGATATTGAAGTAGAAATAAATCCTTCTGATTTGAGAGTAGATACATACAGAGCTTCCGGAGCGGGCGGACAGCATGTTAATAAAACTTCATCAGCTATAAGAATTACGCACATACCTACTAATATAGTTGTTCAGTGTCAGGCAGAAAGAAGTCAGCATAATAATAAAGATATGGCTATGAAAATGCTTAAAGCAAAACTTTATCAGCTTGAAAAAGATAAACTTGATAAAGAAAAACAAAAAATAGCTGGAGAAAAAACTGATATAGCTTGGGGAAATCAAATCAGAAGTTATGTTTTTCAGCCTTATCAGATGGTCAAAGATTTAAGAACAGGACATGAAACTGGAAATATGAACTCTGTTATGGACGGTAATATTGATGAGTTTATATCAGCATATCTTAAACAGCAAATAAAAAAATAA
- a CDS encoding BAPKO_0422 family outer member beta-barrel protein: MFRKTVVYAFIIISFCSIFSLSSKLYADYPDGSSAGFFLRFSFPSQVSLGVTGKFDVVPFMFSGIFNVGISSKGWAWMGLSASADWWGLKYRLGEAGKSDAWLYFGAGAEAVAEFGNNYWNIGLGVRVPLGVSFIVDRDWEIFLQIAPGLNVIAVGSEGFGTFGWYPSHTGWTFAKFFRFSGDFGFRYWF, from the coding sequence ATGTTTAGAAAAACGGTAGTTTATGCTTTTATAATAATTTCTTTTTGTTCTATTTTTTCATTATCATCAAAATTATATGCCGATTATCCAGACGGAAGCAGTGCTGGTTTTTTTCTTAGATTTAGTTTTCCAAGTCAGGTATCTTTAGGGGTAACAGGAAAATTTGATGTTGTTCCTTTTATGTTCAGCGGTATATTTAATGTTGGCATATCTTCTAAAGGCTGGGCATGGATGGGCTTAAGTGCCAGTGCAGATTGGTGGGGATTAAAGTATAGACTTGGAGAGGCTGGTAAATCAGATGCTTGGCTTTATTTTGGGGCTGGTGCTGAGGCTGTTGCAGAGTTTGGTAACAATTATTGGAATATAGGTTTAGGTGTAAGAGTTCCGCTTGGTGTTTCTTTTATAGTAGACAGAGATTGGGAAATATTTTTGCAGATTGCTCCGGGACTTAATGTAATAGCTGTAGGAAGTGAGGGATTTGGTACTTTCGGCTGGTATCCTAGTCATACAGGCTGGACTTTTGCAAAATTTTTTAGATTTTCAGGTGATTTTGGATTTAGATACTGGTTTTAA
- a CDS encoding ankyrin repeat domain-containing protein, with the protein MKKIIISLMFINLINLYAVTENENKMINAVKIGDVRTIQTLLSQNVSPNTKDERGYPLLHIAAENNQTSSINALKNSPYTDLNLLLDKNTNITNNNKNINVSYCSAMDIAAINNNFESVKLLIDSGANINFQMKEKPRSEFIASEYANPKILELYLNKNIYLLMNSEDVISLIKSASIGNNAQNINYLVKTLGIDVDTKDTNTMLHYAVGYGSIQAASELIELGADVNNTNANFKTPLQYIIENDSNKLIESVNLLLSKNADPNIQDKNGNTAMHLAVINLSKSKEYINVMNLLIKYNANLNILNNDNAMPINIAAENNYTEAMNILINAKSELNNIYKGYAPIHMAVKNNNIYAVKKLLSNGAYADIKDEVKGYTPLCIAIENNNYEMCRTLIINNASIDNNAINLINNSANEEIKKLLESQKMD; encoded by the coding sequence ATGAAAAAAATTATAATATCTCTTATGTTTATAAACTTAATAAATCTATACGCTGTAACTGAAAATGAAAACAAAATGATAAATGCTGTAAAAATAGGAGATGTAAGAACTATACAAACATTATTATCACAAAATGTAAGCCCCAATACTAAAGATGAAAGAGGATACCCTTTACTGCATATAGCAGCAGAAAATAATCAAACTTCCTCTATAAACGCATTAAAAAACTCTCCATACACTGATTTAAACCTGCTTTTAGACAAAAATACAAATATCACAAATAATAATAAAAATATAAATGTTTCATACTGCTCTGCTATGGACATTGCTGCTATTAATAATAACTTTGAAAGTGTAAAATTATTAATAGATTCTGGAGCAAATATTAATTTTCAAATGAAAGAAAAACCAAGAAGTGAGTTTATAGCTTCAGAATATGCAAACCCAAAAATATTAGAGCTTTATTTAAATAAAAATATATATCTTCTTATGAACAGTGAAGATGTTATATCATTGATAAAATCTGCTTCTATTGGTAATAATGCTCAAAATATAAATTATTTGGTAAAAACTTTGGGTATAGATGTAGACACAAAAGATACAAATACAATGCTTCATTATGCTGTAGGTTATGGTTCTATTCAGGCAGCAAGTGAATTGATAGAATTAGGTGCTGATGTTAATAATACAAATGCAAATTTTAAAACACCTTTGCAATACATAATAGAAAATGATTCTAATAAACTGATTGAAAGTGTAAATCTTTTACTATCAAAAAATGCTGACCCTAATATACAAGATAAAAATGGAAATACGGCTATGCATTTAGCTGTAATAAATTTAAGCAAATCAAAAGAATATATAAATGTTATGAACTTGCTTATAAAATACAATGCCAATCTTAATATATTAAACAATGATAATGCAATGCCTATAAATATTGCAGCTGAAAATAACTATACTGAAGCTATGAATATACTAATAAATGCAAAGTCAGAATTAAATAATATCTATAAAGGATATGCTCCTATTCATATGGCAGTGAAAAATAATAACATATATGCTGTAAAAAAATTATTATCAAATGGTGCATATGCTGATATAAAAGATGAAGTAAAAGGATATACTCCGTTATGCATTGCAATAGAAAATAATAATTATGAAATGTGCAGAACACTTATAATAAATAATGCCTCTATAGATAATAATGCTATAAACTTAATAAATAACTCAGCAAATGAAGAGATAAAAAAATTATTAGAAAGTCAGAAAATGGATTAA
- a CDS encoding HDIG domain-containing metalloprotein, producing the protein MASIEREKAVELFKKYNEEQSLFKHALSVEAVMRYFAKKYGEDEDEWGMVGFLHDMDYEKYPDEHCIKVKEILEEEGLPSSFIRAIQSHGYGLCTDIEPLSNMEKTLYAVDELAGFITACALVRPSKSLDDMEVKSVKKKLKDKAFAAKVDRTVINNGADMLGVSIDELIKETIEALVPIQESIGLKKIS; encoded by the coding sequence ATGGCCAGTATAGAAAGAGAAAAAGCAGTAGAATTATTTAAAAAATACAATGAAGAGCAGTCCTTATTTAAACATGCTTTATCTGTAGAAGCAGTGATGAGATATTTTGCTAAAAAGTACGGCGAAGATGAAGATGAATGGGGTATGGTTGGTTTTTTGCATGATATGGACTATGAGAAATACCCAGATGAGCATTGTATAAAAGTTAAAGAGATACTTGAAGAAGAAGGACTTCCAAGCAGTTTTATACGTGCTATTCAAAGTCATGGTTATGGACTTTGTACTGATATTGAGCCTTTAAGCAATATGGAGAAAACATTATATGCTGTTGATGAGCTTGCAGGGTTTATTACAGCATGTGCTTTAGTAAGACCTTCAAAGAGTTTGGACGATATGGAAGTAAAATCAGTAAAGAAGAAATTAAAAGATAAAGCATTTGCAGCTAAAGTTGATAGAACAGTAATAAATAATGGTGCTGATATGTTAGGAGTTTCTATTGATGAACTTATTAAAGAAACTATAGAGGCACTTGTACCTATACAGGAAAGTATAGGGCTTAAGAAAATTTCCTAA
- a CDS encoding isochorismatase family protein → MSKIKILTIVDMQNDYMEGGPMAVKGAVKLVPVINDLIKNGEYDAIIATQDWHPSNHISFASTHEKEPFSKIKVIDQDTGDEEILTLWPRHCVARTYGSAIVDGLRKKRDYIYVQKGVDPDDEGNSGFSYMHKEFIDAARENKETLILDFVGVALDYCVFYTARDTAEYVASIDAEYLVSVNVLEYASAAVNPDVIEGLYSSCPLINLKKVRL, encoded by the coding sequence ATGAGTAAAATAAAGATATTAACAATAGTAGACATGCAAAATGATTATATGGAAGGCGGTCCTATGGCAGTAAAAGGTGCTGTAAAACTTGTACCTGTAATCAATGATCTTATAAAAAATGGGGAATATGATGCTATAATTGCCACACAGGATTGGCATCCTTCCAATCATATATCATTTGCTTCTACTCATGAAAAAGAGCCTTTTTCAAAAATAAAAGTAATAGATCAGGATACAGGAGATGAAGAGATATTAACTCTTTGGCCTCGTCATTGTGTTGCAAGAACTTACGGTTCGGCTATAGTTGACGGTCTTAGAAAGAAGAGAGACTACATATATGTTCAAAAGGGGGTTGACCCTGATGATGAGGGTAACTCTGGATTTTCTTATATGCATAAAGAGTTTATCGATGCGGCAAGAGAAAATAAAGAAACGCTGATACTTGATTTTGTAGGTGTTGCTTTGGATTACTGCGTATTTTATACAGCAAGAGATACTGCAGAATATGTAGCTTCTATTGATGCCGAGTATTTAGTCAGCGTTAATGTACTTGAATATGCATCGGCTGCTGTTAATCCTGACGTGATAGAAGGGCTTTATTCATCATGCCCTCTTATTAATCTTAAAAAGGTTAGACTGTGA
- a CDS encoding methylated-DNA--[protein]-cysteine S-methyltransferase: MNIIRLDKKEDSKKAYIYKSPIGDLIITSDDDCQYITSLTFDLNDNQTIIKDEEPAIIKRVKKELDNYFTKNSRTFTIDLGVYGTDFQYNVWIETSKIPFGKVLTYSDIAKNISDKKGSISRAVGTAEGKNSIAIIIPCHRVVGSNRKLTGYAGGLDKKEYLLSHEGFNIVGFKIIP, encoded by the coding sequence GTGAATATTATTAGGCTTGATAAAAAAGAAGATTCTAAAAAAGCCTATATTTATAAAAGTCCTATAGGGGATTTAATAATTACTTCTGATGATGACTGTCAATATATTACTTCATTAACATTCGATTTAAATGATAATCAAACTATTATAAAAGATGAAGAACCTGCCATTATAAAAAGAGTAAAAAAAGAACTTGATAATTACTTTACTAAAAATAGCAGAACATTTACTATAGATTTAGGAGTGTATGGTACTGATTTTCAATATAATGTTTGGATTGAAACTTCAAAAATACCTTTCGGAAAAGTTTTGACATATTCTGATATAGCAAAAAACATTTCAGATAAAAAGGGAAGCATATCAAGGGCTGTAGGCACAGCCGAAGGAAAAAATAGTATAGCTATTATAATACCTTGTCATAGAGTTGTAGGTTCTAATAGAAAATTAACTGGTTATGCCGGAGGATTAGATAAAAAAGAATATCTGCTTTCTCATGAGGGATTTAATATAGTGGGGTTTAAGATTATTCCTTAA
- a CDS encoding GNAT family N-acetyltransferase → MLKKTYKTSRLFLVQPNINMAESITDFYSRNRDFFEKFDPQRPEVFYKINTHKNIIKRELEEIRAGRMLKFWIYKIEDKKRIIGMINFTNIFMGTFLSSTVGYKLDEFEQHKGYMTEALKSAVIIVFKELKLHRVEANIMPHNKPSLELAKRLGFEYEGLAKKYLKINGKWEDHVHMTIINDEV, encoded by the coding sequence ATGCTTAAAAAGACTTATAAAACCAGCAGGCTTTTTTTAGTTCAGCCAAATATAAATATGGCAGAGAGTATAACCGATTTCTACAGCAGAAACAGAGATTTTTTTGAAAAATTTGACCCTCAAAGACCAGAAGTTTTCTATAAAATTAATACTCATAAAAATATTATAAAAAGAGAACTTGAAGAAATTAGAGCAGGAAGAATGCTTAAATTTTGGATTTACAAAATAGAAGATAAAAAAAGAATTATAGGAATGATTAATTTTACTAATATATTTATGGGCACTTTCTTATCATCTACTGTGGGTTATAAATTAGATGAGTTTGAACAGCATAAAGGTTATATGACAGAAGCTTTAAAATCAGCAGTAATAATAGTTTTTAAAGAGTTGAAACTTCATAGAGTGGAAGCCAATATTATGCCTCATAATAAACCTTCATTAGAATTGGCAAAAAGATTGGGGTTTGAATACGAAGGACTTGCAAAAAAATATTTAAAGATTAATGGCAAATGGGAAGACCATGTTCATATGACTATAATAAATGATGAGGTATAA
- a CDS encoding NADP-dependent oxidoreductase has product MRAAQIDRYSKDIDIKIRDIQIPEITDDEVLVNIKAAAVNPLEILILTGSVRLIQDYKMPLTLGNEFSGVVEKIGKNVKDFNVGDKVYTRMPIQKIGAFADYAAVDSKFLAPMPNNCSFIEAAAIPLTALTAYQALKEELEAKTGDTVLITGGSGSFGETAVPIFKYFGLNVIVSGNERSKEHFISLGADKYIDYRKENYWDLVSEADYVIDTLGAKEFDKELSVLKKGGRILSLRTSPNKKFAQVNQFPFLKRTLFSLAGSKYDKKAMKEGKEYRFMFVRADGKQLKEITKIVEEKNIKPKIFSKVFNIEDTKEAIETMAKGGIEGKIIISM; this is encoded by the coding sequence ATGAGAGCAGCACAGATTGACAGATATTCAAAAGATATTGATATAAAGATTAGAGATATACAAATACCAGAAATCACCGATGATGAAGTATTGGTTAATATAAAGGCAGCAGCAGTAAATCCGCTTGAAATATTAATATTAACAGGCAGTGTAAGACTTATACAGGATTATAAAATGCCTCTCACATTAGGAAATGAGTTTTCTGGTGTAGTTGAAAAGATAGGTAAAAATGTAAAAGATTTTAATGTAGGCGATAAAGTTTATACGCGTATGCCTATACAAAAAATAGGTGCTTTTGCTGATTATGCGGCAGTAGATAGTAAGTTTTTAGCTCCTATGCCTAATAATTGCAGTTTTATTGAAGCGGCAGCAATACCTCTTACAGCACTTACAGCGTATCAGGCACTTAAAGAAGAATTAGAAGCCAAAACTGGCGATACTGTTTTAATAACAGGAGGTTCTGGAAGTTTTGGGGAAACGGCAGTTCCTATTTTTAAATATTTCGGTCTTAATGTTATTGTTTCTGGTAATGAGAGATCAAAAGAGCATTTTATAAGTTTGGGTGCTGATAAATATATTGATTATCGTAAAGAAAATTATTGGGATTTAGTTTCAGAAGCTGATTATGTTATCGATACACTTGGTGCAAAAGAGTTTGATAAAGAGTTATCAGTGTTGAAAAAAGGCGGGCGTATTTTGAGTTTGAGAACAAGTCCTAATAAAAAATTTGCTCAAGTTAATCAATTTCCTTTCTTAAAAAGAACTTTATTTTCTTTGGCAGGCTCTAAATATGATAAAAAAGCTATGAAAGAAGGAAAAGAGTATAGATTTATGTTTGTAAGAGCTGATGGAAAACAGCTTAAAGAGATTACAAAAATAGTAGAAGAGAAAAATATAAAGCCTAAAATATTTTCTAAAGTATTTAATATTGAAGATACAAAAGAAGCTATTGAAACTATGGCTAAAGGCGGTATAGAAGGTAAGATAATCATATCTATGTGA
- a CDS encoding SpoIID/LytB domain-containing protein produces MNSIYAFANQNIIRVQLTDVKAPYTINIKGPYKAYNYKYESEIISALTNETVMVVENRLGLKVNEVGVYKEGIVFETADGFTLNGKEYYGSLMFIPYNDTMIVVNELNIEDYVKGVLPHEMSPDWPMEALKAQAVAARTYAMYHILKNANKLPFDVDNTTKYQVYNGKEKMNWSVEQAVDRTRYEIAVYKGKVIATYFSALCGGHTDSAENVFGVAVPYLEGVSCPYCNAQIKPWTNALSYNELNNDLANYSVHASEKSSIGISTDPKSGKATNIKIDDSDITSRDFRSTLSPKLVPSLNFTIKKVDNGIIITGKGSGHGVGMCQWGAYGMAQVKKDYKEILKFYYNGIDIVDYNRVNKEFEPDVWGK; encoded by the coding sequence ATGAATAGTATATATGCATTTGCAAATCAAAATATTATCAGAGTACAATTAACAGATGTAAAAGCTCCGTATACTATTAATATCAAAGGTCCTTATAAAGCGTACAATTACAAATATGAAAGTGAAATAATATCGGCTCTAACTAATGAAACTGTAATGGTCGTAGAAAACAGATTAGGTTTAAAAGTTAATGAAGTAGGTGTTTATAAAGAAGGAATAGTATTTGAAACAGCTGACGGATTTACTTTGAACGGAAAGGAATATTATGGTTCTTTAATGTTTATTCCATATAATGATACTATGATAGTGGTTAATGAGCTTAATATTGAAGACTATGTTAAAGGTGTTTTACCTCATGAGATGTCTCCAGATTGGCCTATGGAAGCATTGAAAGCTCAGGCAGTTGCAGCCCGTACTTATGCAATGTATCATATATTAAAAAATGCCAATAAACTTCCTTTTGATGTTGATAATACTACAAAATATCAGGTTTATAACGGCAAAGAAAAAATGAATTGGTCTGTTGAACAGGCTGTTGACAGAACAAGATATGAAATTGCTGTTTATAAAGGCAAAGTTATAGCTACGTACTTCAGTGCTTTATGCGGCGGACATACTGACAGTGCTGAAAATGTATTCGGTGTAGCTGTACCTTATTTGGAAGGTGTTTCTTGTCCTTACTGTAATGCACAGATTAAACCTTGGACTAATGCTTTAAGCTATAATGAACTTAATAATGACTTAGCTAATTATTCTGTACATGCAAGTGAAAAATCTTCTATTGGTATTAGCACTGATCCTAAATCTGGAAAGGCTACTAATATTAAAATAGATGACAGCGATATTACTTCAAGAGATTTCAGAAGCACACTTTCTCCTAAACTAGTACCATCACTTAATTTTACTATTAAAAAAGTGGATAATGGTATAATAATTACTGGTAAAGGAAGCGGACATGGTGTAGGTATGTGCCAATGGGGTGCTTATGGTATGGCTCAGGTTAAAAAAGACTACAAAGAAATTTTGAAGTTCTATTATAATGGTATTGATATTGTTGATTATAATAGAGTTAATAAAGAGTTTGAACCTGATGTTTGGGGAAAATAA
- a CDS encoding aldehyde dehydrogenase family protein: MNLTELRDKQKQFFKSSKTLSYDFRIKQLKKLQSMLIKYERDIIDALYKDMQKSEFEAIGTELFFVMEEIKTFIKNLKKWMHNKNAKRNMVTIDSKTTIINKPFGVSLIISPWNYPIQLTFLPLVGAIGAGNTAIIAPSQLTPTVYDVIYNSIKDTFDEEYIAVVDKSIPPENVSKIEYDKIFFTGSPRVGKIIMSNASEFLTPVTLELGGKSPVIIDDIKGNNFNKAVKRIIWGKFINSGQTCVSPDYILIREDLKERFLKAFNDEIKLFNDEKKLHRIINENHYKRLKSYLNDGKIIYGGEYDDNNLSISITLVEPKNLETNIIKDEIFGSIFPILYYKTKEEARDIIEKVCPNPLAMYIFSEDIDFNYYFIEKISYGGCSVNDTITHILNSNAPFGGVGNSGMGNYHGYYSFKCFSKETTVLTKGYGFEVKTKYPPYSTKIKEVNLLYNLVKK, encoded by the coding sequence ATGAATTTAACAGAATTAAGAGATAAACAAAAACAATTTTTTAAAAGTTCAAAAACATTATCATACGATTTTAGAATAAAACAGTTAAAAAAATTACAATCAATGCTCATAAAATATGAAAGAGATATTATAGATGCTCTATATAAAGATATGCAGAAGTCAGAATTTGAAGCTATAGGTACAGAATTATTTTTTGTGATGGAAGAGATTAAAACATTCATAAAAAATCTAAAAAAATGGATGCATAATAAAAATGCAAAAAGAAATATGGTAACTATAGATTCAAAAACAACTATAATAAATAAACCATTCGGAGTATCATTAATAATATCGCCTTGGAATTACCCTATACAATTAACCTTTCTTCCGCTTGTAGGGGCAATAGGAGCTGGAAATACCGCTATAATAGCACCTTCTCAATTAACGCCTACTGTTTATGATGTAATATATAATTCTATTAAAGATACATTTGATGAAGAATATATTGCCGTTGTAGATAAAAGTATACCTCCAGAAAATGTAAGCAAAATAGAATACGACAAAATATTTTTTACAGGTTCTCCAAGAGTTGGGAAAATTATTATGTCAAATGCTTCAGAGTTTCTCACCCCTGTAACATTAGAGCTTGGAGGAAAATCACCTGTTATAATTGATGATATTAAAGGAAATAATTTTAATAAGGCTGTAAAAAGAATTATATGGGGTAAGTTTATAAACTCGGGTCAAACTTGCGTATCTCCAGATTATATACTTATAAGAGAAGACTTAAAAGAAAGATTTTTAAAAGCATTTAATGATGAAATAAAATTATTTAATGATGAAAAAAAGCTTCATAGAATAATAAATGAAAATCACTATAAAAGATTAAAATCATATTTAAATGACGGAAAAATTATTTACGGTGGTGAATATGATGATAATAATTTATCTATTTCTATAACATTAGTAGAACCTAAAAATTTAGAAACTAATATTATAAAAGATGAAATATTCGGCAGCATTTTCCCAATACTTTATTATAAAACAAAAGAAGAAGCCAGAGATATAATAGAAAAAGTATGTCCTAATCCTCTTGCTATGTATATATTTTCTGAAGATATTGACTTTAATTATTATTTTATAGAGAAAATAAGTTATGGAGGCTGCTCTGTTAATGACACTATAACCCATATATTAAATTCTAATGCTCCATTTGGAGGAGTTGGAAACAGCGGAATGGGTAATTATCATGGATATTATAGCTTTAAATGTTTTTCAAAAGAAACAACCGTTTTAACCAAAGGATATGGTTTTGAGGTAAAAACTAAATATCCGCCTTATTCTACAAAAATTAAGGAAGTTAATTTATTATATAATTTGGTAAAGAAATAA